TATTTAATATATCGGCATTTTTTCCTTTTTTTTAAAGATAAAATTTTAGTTTTTCTCTTTTTGAATAAAATAAAGTGTTAAAAACCTAAGCAGGATTTGTTTCTACAAACTTATGGGTAAGTTCCAGCTTTTTTGTAGTGCATTGTAACGCAAATTATTAAAGGAATAGAGAGAAGATATCAATACATTCAGAAGGAAAGCGGAAAATGGGATATTAAATAGATTGGCAATAATATTCCTCTTTCGCCCATTCTTTACTCCATAAAGAGGCTTTGGTGCTATAAGCCTATTTACAATAAGTGCCTCTATTACCTGTCCATGGGTAATTCCTTTATCTGCTTTTCGTTCCATTGGGCAGATACTATCTATTGTCTCTTTGATACGAAGAGAGCGAATTATTGGAAGTATAAGGGGTATAGGTCCTACATTTATAGTTTGGGTTGAAGTAATCTTCATATTCCTTCATATTATATATCGGCATTTTTAAAAAAACACTAGTAAAAATTACTAATACGAAGGTTGGCTTTATACAAGTATTTGAAAAATAAGGGTTTTTTTATCCTTTATGTTAAAGTCTCAATTTCTTATTGCTGAAGAATAGCTTTAACAAAAGGGTTTGCTTGAAATTCAATTGATTTTTAGTATATAAAAATTTTCTTTTCCCTCGTCAAGTTTTACTTTGCCTTTCCTCTATAATCTTGCTGGCTATATGGCCTGGAACCTCTTCATAGTGGGAAAATCTCATTGTATAGCTTGCCCTTCCCTGTGTTTGCGACCTTAAGCTTGTGGAATATTTATACATCTCTGCTTGTGGAACAAGGGCTTGAATATGCTCGGCTTCAATCCCCGATATCCTTCCCCTTCTTCCATTTAGGTCAGATACTATGTCGCCCGTATACTCCTCTGGGCTGAATACATCAACCTCCATAATAGGCTCAAGAAGATAAGATGACGCCTTTGAGAATGCATCCTTAAAGGCAAATGAGCCTGCAAGCTGGAAGGCAATATCAGAGGAATCAACCTCGTGGAATGAGCCATCATAAAGGATAACCTTTACCCATTTTACAGGGTATCCTGCCAAGATTCCTTTATCCATTGCCTCCTTTACACCCTTCTCCACTGGAGGGATATACTTTGCAGGGATTGCTCCACCAAATATCTTATTCTCAAAGACAAATGGCTCTTCGCTATTTAGAGTAAGTGGTTCTATGTGTATAAGGCTATGACCATATTGCCCCCTACCACCTGTTTGTCTTTTGTATTTTCCCTCACCAGATGCCCTTATCTTTATTGATTCCCTATATGGAATCCTTGGTTTTTCTACATTAACCTCTACCTGAAACCTGTGCTTTAATTTATCAAGCATAATCTCAAGGTGTAATTCACCCATACCAGAGATGATTGTTTGAGAAAGCTCAACATCATAATGTGATGTAAATGTTGGGTCTTCCTCAGAAAGCTTATGGAGACCATTACTTACCTTTTCTTGATCTTGCTTTGTCTTTGGGTTTATAGCAAGCGATATACTCTGTTCTGGAAATTTAATATTTGGAAATGTTATTAAAGATTTTGCATCGCATAGGGTATCAGAAATCTTTGCTCCTTTAAGCTTAACAGCAACGCCTATATCACCAGCGGGAATTCCTGATATATCCTGTCTTGTCTTTCCACAAACAAACATAAGATGACCCAATTTTTCTTTGTGTTTTTGTGTGGAGTTATACACCTCGCACCCTGATTCCATCTTAGAGGATAAAACCTTAATAAATGTAAGCTCGCCTACATGTGGGTCTGATATTACCTTAAAGACAAAGCCAGAGAATGGAAAATCTTTGTTTATTGTTACCTCCTCGTTTGTTTCTAAATTTAAGCCTACTGTTTTGTGATAAGAAGGAATAAATGAAATAATGGCATCAAGTAGCTCTGTTATCCCTATTTCTTTTAAAGATGAGCCACAAAGGATGGGAAAGAGCTTTCTATTTTTTACACCTGATATAAGCCCATCCATAATTTCCTGTTCTGAAAGCTCACCCTTTTCCAGATATTTCTCAAGGAGTTTATCGTCTGTCTCGGATATTGCCTCAATAAGCCCTTGTTTTTCAGGGCAATCTTCTTTTAAAACATCCTTTATAGATGAAAAATTAGCTCCGCTTCCATTTGGAATGAATAGGCAAGGAGAGGAAGGAGAAATTTTTTTTCTTATTTGCTCAATTGTTTTATTAAAATCAGCATTCTCCTTATCAAGCTTATTGATAAAAATAAGAAGGGGAAGGTTATATTCTGCTGCAATTTTTCCGACATTCTCTGTTCCTACTTGAACACCTGCTTCAGCATCTATAAGAAGGATTGCGCCCTCAACAGCCCTTAACCCTGCCTTTACCTCACCAATAAAATCAAAATAACCAGGGGTGTCAATAATATTTATTTTATAATTCTTCCATTCAAAAAATCCTACATTTGATGATATTGTTGTCTTTCTTTTTCTTTCTTCCTCTCCATAATCAAAAAAGCTTGTTCCTAAATCAACAGAACCAAGCCTATCTATTTTTCCTGTTTTAAATAGCAGGGCTTCAGATAAAGATGTCTTTCCTGCACCTCTATGGGAAATGAGGGCAATATTGCGAATCTTATCAAAGGAATACACAAACTTATTATATAATATTTTGAAAAAAAAGGCAAATTTTTTTGCTTTGCAGACTATACAGGCACATACTGATACCCCTCAAAAGTGAATTTAGTTTGTTTTGGAAAAAAAGGTATAAAGAGATTATGAAAAAGTTATTTAAGAAGAAATAATGGACTAAATGTCAGGTTGCGATAGATTAGAGGTATGTGTTTAGCTCCTTAATATGTGTTGAGCTTCCTTTATGTTAAAGAGCCAGAAACGAATTGTTTAATTGTATGTTTAGCGAAGCTAAACACGTACTAAAATTCTAAACATTTTTACTGCGATTTCCTCATTATAGAACTGAAAATCATCATCAATTCTATGGCTTCTTCAATTAAATCCTGTTGTTCTTTCTCTAACACTTTAGAGTTTTCAGAATGGTTTGTATCTATCAACTCCAACCAATAAATTATATTGTTTTGAATTTTCAATTTTAGTCATTTGAATTTGTTTTAAGATTTCGAATTTCGGATTTCATTTGTTCCATTAAAGCTAAACACATCAAAAAAACCAAAGAAATATTTGCTGGTTTTAATATTGATATTCCTGTTTGTTAAACAATACATAGTTATAAAATTTCGGGATTTAAGGATAAAAATAGAGAAAATAATCGTATGCACATTTTAAAGGCTGGACTTACACAATTTTTGCTACGGAAGTTCCGTTAAAAGCTTTATCGAATTGAGGGAGGTAGATACAAGGACACTCGTCATAAGGAATATCCTGGCCGTCTGCCCCTTAAGCATAAGCTTCGTGCCTTGCGATTTAGTGCTTTCTTTCATCATCCTCCTTCAATTACTATCTTCTCCTTTTCCTCTGCTTGGCTTTTCTTTATCCCAAATTCATGGAGAAGCCGTCTTAAGGAATTTGGGTCATTTGAAGATGAAACAGCATCATCAAGGCTTATAATTCCATTGACCACCAAAGCAACCAGAGATTGCTCCATTGTCTGCATCTTATAATGATACACAGAGCCTTCAATTGCCTTATAGATATTTCCAAATTCTCCCTTCTCAATGTATGTCTTTATTGTAGGTGAATTTATCATAATCTCAAGAGCTGCAACACGCCCCTTTCCATCCTGTCTCCTTATAAGCCTTTGTGAGATAACAGCCCTTAATGTCATAGCAAGCTCAATTTGAATCTGATGGTGCATATCGGGTGGAAAATATGATAAGACCCTATCCATTGTAGATGCGGCAGATGATGTATGAAGGGTTGATAAAAGCAAGTGTCCTGCCTCTGCTGCCTTTAATGCTATCTCAATTGTCTCCCTATCCCTCATTTCACCAATAAGTATAACATCTGGATCCTGCCTTAATAATGGCGGAAGGGCATCGTCATAAGATAAAACATCAGAGCCAACCTCCCTCTGGGATATACTTGCATTTTTGTCAGCAAAAACATATTCTACAGGGTCTTCAATGGTGGCTATATGGCAGGAAAAATTTGAATTTATCTCATCAATTAAAGAAGCCAGGGTTGTTGATTTTCCACTTCCTGTAGGACCTGTAACCAAAACAAGTCCTGTTGGATATGCAACAATCTCCTTTAAAACAGAAGGAAGACCAAGTGCTTCTATTGTTGGAATCTTTCCCTCAATCTT
The bacterium genome window above contains:
- a CDS encoding DUF4277 domain-containing protein, which gives rise to MKITSTQTINVGPIPLILPIIRSLRIKETIDSICPMERKADKGITHGQVIEALIVNRLIAPKPLYGVKNGRKRNIIANLFNIPFSAFLLNVLISSLYSFNNLRYNALQKSWNLPISL
- a CDS encoding elongation factor G, whose amino-acid sequence is MYSFDKIRNIALISHRGAGKTSLSEALLFKTGKIDRLGSVDLGTSFFDYGEEERKRKTTISSNVGFFEWKNYKINIIDTPGYFDFIGEVKAGLRAVEGAILLIDAEAGVQVGTENVGKIAAEYNLPLLIFINKLDKENADFNKTIEQIRKKISPSSPCLFIPNGSGANFSSIKDVLKEDCPEKQGLIEAISETDDKLLEKYLEKGELSEQEIMDGLISGVKNRKLFPILCGSSLKEIGITELLDAIISFIPSYHKTVGLNLETNEEVTINKDFPFSGFVFKVISDPHVGELTFIKVLSSKMESGCEVYNSTQKHKEKLGHLMFVCGKTRQDISGIPAGDIGVAVKLKGAKISDTLCDAKSLITFPNIKFPEQSISLAINPKTKQDQEKVSNGLHKLSEEDPTFTSHYDVELSQTIISGMGELHLEIMLDKLKHRFQVEVNVEKPRIPYRESIKIRASGEGKYKRQTGGRGQYGHSLIHIEPLTLNSEEPFVFENKIFGGAIPAKYIPPVEKGVKEAMDKGILAGYPVKWVKVILYDGSFHEVDSSDIAFQLAGSFAFKDAFSKASSYLLEPIMEVDVFSPEEYTGDIVSDLNGRRGRISGIEAEHIQALVPQAEMYKYSTSLRSQTQGRASYTMRFSHYEEVPGHIASKIIEERQSKT
- a CDS encoding PilT/PilU family type 4a pilus ATPase, producing MEFNELLSIMIEKEASDLHIKAERPPIYRIHGKMVALDNCPPFSWEETEGMAMPIMNTSQVEKFNKRHWADLGYSFKGYRFRVNIFNNKGTIAMVIRKIEGKIPTIEALGLPSVLKEIVAYPTGLVLVTGPTGSGKSTTLASLIDEINSNFSCHIATIEDPVEYVFADKNASISQREVGSDVLSYDDALPPLLRQDPDVILIGEMRDRETIEIALKAAEAGHLLLSTLHTSSAASTMDRVLSYFPPDMHHQIQIELAMTLRAVISQRLIRRQDGKGRVAALEIMINSPTIKTYIEKGEFGNIYKAIEGSVYHYKMQTMEQSLVALVVNGIISLDDAVSSSNDPNSLRRLLHEFGIKKSQAEEKEKIVIEGG